In Rhipicephalus microplus isolate Deutch F79 chromosome 7, USDA_Rmic, whole genome shotgun sequence, one genomic interval encodes:
- the LOC119185472 gene encoding luciferin 4-monooxygenase isoform X3, with protein MKARVQDGVVYSPFPSMDIPSCSAYTVIEEALSRNPERVAFGLLAMGPVSGFTDAASFKYLDQSFFRECPVGDPREAVFVVVYTSGTTGLPKGVELTHHSFVANFCISKPCMSSDETDTVLASAPIAHLSGLLLGLMAVLDGSVCVLAQPGLSLQEITKLADEHNITSMFSFPTRLQTLAEEMLRDGKQIRSIRRIGVAGGVLSQATYDAAFKAFENLDSLVIMYTMTESGGIVCSTSLHEAIGIGMGFPGAMVEIKVVNPVSRVKLGPNEPGEICFRIPTVMRGYYKRPKETAEFFEGNGWCRSGDIGYYDEYGRFYFVQRLKEMIKCMENQVVPAELEQLLLQEHSEDIAEVTVVGLPHPLYGEAPAAAVVPRGKYMCHKAAGPLADKIKATIAEKLAIHKHLYGGVFLFDSLPKTETAKVNRTAIVKQCAHKVSL; from the exons ATGAAAGCCCGCGTACAAGACGGAGTTGTGTACTCTCCTTTTCCCAGCATGGATATTCCTTCTTGTTCAGCCTACACGGTCATCGAGGAAGCTCTATCCAGAAATCCGGAACGGGTGGCATTT GGTCTATTAGCAATGGGTCCTGTGTCTGGTTTCACGGATGCCGCATCATTCAAGTACCTGGACCAGTCTTTCTTCAGAGAGTGCCCCGTCGGAGACCCGAGGGAAGCAGTCTTCGTTGTTGTCTACACGTCGGGCACCACGGGACTTCCGAAGGGCGTCGAGCTCACTCACCATAGCTTTGTAGCCAACTTCTGCATATCAAA GCCTTGTATGTCATCAGATGAAACGGATACTGTGCTCGCTTCAGCTCCtatcgcccacctgtctggacTGCTGCTCGGATTGATGGCTGTTCTCGATGGATCAGTCTGCGTCCTTGCGCAGCCAGGCCTCAGCCTTCAAGAAATCACTAAACTTGCTGATGAACATAAT ATTACGTCTATGTTCTCATTTCCGACGCGACTTCAGACTTTAGCAGAAGAGATGCTCCGTGACGGAAAGCAGATCAGGAGCATTCGTCGCATCGGCGTGGCCGGTGGTGTACTTTCACAAGCAACGTATGATGCGGCCTTCAAGGCATTCGAGAATCTCGACAGCTTGGTCATCATGTACACTATGACGGAGAGCGGTGGCATCGTCTGTTCAACTTCTCTGCACGAGGCGATAGGAATTGGCATGGGATTTCCAGGGGCCATGGTTGAAATCAAG GTGGTGAACCCTGTGAGTAGAGTCAAGCTGGGTCCAAATGAGCCAGGCGAAATCTGCTTCCGTATACCGACAGTGATGCGTGGCTATTACAAACGACCAAAAGAGACCGCGGAATTCTTTGAAGGAAATGGCTGGTGTCGGTCAG GTGACATTGGTTATTACGACGAGTACGGGCGTTTCTATTTCGTCCAGAGGCTGAAAGAGATGATAAAATGCATGGAAAACCAAGTTGTTCCTGCTGAGCTTGAGCAATTGCTGCTTCAGGAGCACTCCGAAGACATTGCCGAAGTGACAGTGGTGGGGCTACCGCACCCTTTATACGGAGAAGCACCAGCGGCTGCGGTAGTGCCCCGGGGCAAATACATGTGTCACAAGGCCGCGGGGCCCTTGGCTGATAAGATTAAGGCTACCATTGCAG AAAAACTGGCTATCCACAAGCACCTTTACGGAGGCGTCTTTCTGTTCGACTCCTTGCCGAAGACAGAAACGGCAAAAGTAAACCGAACAGCAATAGTGAAACAGTGTGCTCATAAAGTAAGTTTGTAA
- the LOC119185472 gene encoding uncharacterized protein LOC119185472 isoform X2, which yields MKARVQDGVVYSPFPSMDIPSCSAYTVIEEALSRNPERVAFIEGSIKTTRVELLALMKRFAVGFQQKGIGPGDRVCAHLKNSLENLAAMYGCIFAGATLVLAKTSLTERELRGQIVDSDSTHVLTDVELAEKVTKAILYLDLKGLLAMGPVSGFTDAASFKYLDQSFFRECPVGDPREAVFVVVYTSGTTGLPKGVELTHHSFVANFCISKPCMSSDETDTVLASAPIAHLSGLLLGLMAVLDGSVCVLAQPGLSLQEITKLADEHNTLAEEMLRDGKQIRSIRRIGVAGGVLSQATYDAAFKAFENLDSLVIMYTMTESGGIVCSTSLHEAIGIGMGFPGAMVEIKVVNPVSRVKLGPNEPGEICFRIPTVMRGYYKRPKETAEFFEGNGWCRSGDIGYYDEYGRFYFVQRLKEMIKCMENQVVPAELEQLLLQEHSEDIAEVTVVGLPHPLYGEAPAAAVVPRGKYMCHKAAGPLADKIKATIAEKLAIHKHLYGGVFLFDSLPKTETAKVNRTAIVKQCAHKVSL from the exons ATGAAAGCCCGCGTACAAGACGGAGTTGTGTACTCTCCTTTTCCCAGCATGGATATTCCTTCTTGTTCAGCCTACACGGTCATCGAGGAAGCTCTATCCAGAAATCCGGAACGGGTGGCATTT ATTGAAGGTTCAATCAAAACCACTAGAGTGGAGTTATTAGCGCTCATGAAGCGCTTTGCCGTGGGTTTCCAACAGAAAGGAATCGGTCCGGGGGATCGTGTGTGCGCCCACCTAAAGAACAGCCTGGAGAACCTTGCGGCAATGTACGGCTGCATCTTCGCTGGAGCAACACTGGTGCTGGCGAAGACTTCCCTCACGGAAA GAGAGCTGCGTGGGCAGATCGTCGACAGTGACAGCACACATGTTCTTACAGACGTTGAACTGGCCGAGAAAGTGACGAAAGCAATTTTGTATCTTGATCTCAAG GGTCTATTAGCAATGGGTCCTGTGTCTGGTTTCACGGATGCCGCATCATTCAAGTACCTGGACCAGTCTTTCTTCAGAGAGTGCCCCGTCGGAGACCCGAGGGAAGCAGTCTTCGTTGTTGTCTACACGTCGGGCACCACGGGACTTCCGAAGGGCGTCGAGCTCACTCACCATAGCTTTGTAGCCAACTTCTGCATATCAAA GCCTTGTATGTCATCAGATGAAACGGATACTGTGCTCGCTTCAGCTCCtatcgcccacctgtctggacTGCTGCTCGGATTGATGGCTGTTCTCGATGGATCAGTCTGCGTCCTTGCGCAGCCAGGCCTCAGCCTTCAAGAAATCACTAAACTTGCTGATGAACATAAT ACTTTAGCAGAAGAGATGCTCCGTGACGGAAAGCAGATCAGGAGCATTCGTCGCATCGGCGTGGCCGGTGGTGTACTTTCACAAGCAACGTATGATGCGGCCTTCAAGGCATTCGAGAATCTCGACAGCTTGGTCATCATGTACACTATGACGGAGAGCGGTGGCATCGTCTGTTCAACTTCTCTGCACGAGGCGATAGGAATTGGCATGGGATTTCCAGGGGCCATGGTTGAAATCAAG GTGGTGAACCCTGTGAGTAGAGTCAAGCTGGGTCCAAATGAGCCAGGCGAAATCTGCTTCCGTATACCGACAGTGATGCGTGGCTATTACAAACGACCAAAAGAGACCGCGGAATTCTTTGAAGGAAATGGCTGGTGTCGGTCAG GTGACATTGGTTATTACGACGAGTACGGGCGTTTCTATTTCGTCCAGAGGCTGAAAGAGATGATAAAATGCATGGAAAACCAAGTTGTTCCTGCTGAGCTTGAGCAATTGCTGCTTCAGGAGCACTCCGAAGACATTGCCGAAGTGACAGTGGTGGGGCTACCGCACCCTTTATACGGAGAAGCACCAGCGGCTGCGGTAGTGCCCCGGGGCAAATACATGTGTCACAAGGCCGCGGGGCCCTTGGCTGATAAGATTAAGGCTACCATTGCAG AAAAACTGGCTATCCACAAGCACCTTTACGGAGGCGTCTTTCTGTTCGACTCCTTGCCGAAGACAGAAACGGCAAAAGTAAACCGAACAGCAATAGTGAAACAGTGTGCTCATAAAGTAAGTTTGTAA
- the LOC119185472 gene encoding uncharacterized protein LOC119185472 isoform X1, producing MKARVQDGVVYSPFPSMDIPSCSAYTVIEEALSRNPERVAFIEGSIKTTRVELLALMKRFAVGFQQKGIGPGDRVCAHLKNSLENLAAMYGCIFAGATLVLAKTSLTERELRGQIVDSDSTHVLTDVELAEKVTKAILYLDLKGLLAMGPVSGFTDAASFKYLDQSFFRECPVGDPREAVFVVVYTSGTTGLPKGVELTHHSFVANFCISKPCMSSDETDTVLASAPIAHLSGLLLGLMAVLDGSVCVLAQPGLSLQEITKLADEHNITSMFSFPTRLQTLAEEMLRDGKQIRSIRRIGVAGGVLSQATYDAAFKAFENLDSLVIMYTMTESGGIVCSTSLHEAIGIGMGFPGAMVEIKVVNPVSRVKLGPNEPGEICFRIPTVMRGYYKRPKETAEFFEGNGWCRSGDIGYYDEYGRFYFVQRLKEMIKCMENQVVPAELEQLLLQEHSEDIAEVTVVGLPHPLYGEAPAAAVVPRGKYMCHKAAGPLADKIKATIAEKLAIHKHLYGGVFLFDSLPKTETAKVNRTAIVKQCAHKVSL from the exons ATGAAAGCCCGCGTACAAGACGGAGTTGTGTACTCTCCTTTTCCCAGCATGGATATTCCTTCTTGTTCAGCCTACACGGTCATCGAGGAAGCTCTATCCAGAAATCCGGAACGGGTGGCATTT ATTGAAGGTTCAATCAAAACCACTAGAGTGGAGTTATTAGCGCTCATGAAGCGCTTTGCCGTGGGTTTCCAACAGAAAGGAATCGGTCCGGGGGATCGTGTGTGCGCCCACCTAAAGAACAGCCTGGAGAACCTTGCGGCAATGTACGGCTGCATCTTCGCTGGAGCAACACTGGTGCTGGCGAAGACTTCCCTCACGGAAA GAGAGCTGCGTGGGCAGATCGTCGACAGTGACAGCACACATGTTCTTACAGACGTTGAACTGGCCGAGAAAGTGACGAAAGCAATTTTGTATCTTGATCTCAAG GGTCTATTAGCAATGGGTCCTGTGTCTGGTTTCACGGATGCCGCATCATTCAAGTACCTGGACCAGTCTTTCTTCAGAGAGTGCCCCGTCGGAGACCCGAGGGAAGCAGTCTTCGTTGTTGTCTACACGTCGGGCACCACGGGACTTCCGAAGGGCGTCGAGCTCACTCACCATAGCTTTGTAGCCAACTTCTGCATATCAAA GCCTTGTATGTCATCAGATGAAACGGATACTGTGCTCGCTTCAGCTCCtatcgcccacctgtctggacTGCTGCTCGGATTGATGGCTGTTCTCGATGGATCAGTCTGCGTCCTTGCGCAGCCAGGCCTCAGCCTTCAAGAAATCACTAAACTTGCTGATGAACATAAT ATTACGTCTATGTTCTCATTTCCGACGCGACTTCAGACTTTAGCAGAAGAGATGCTCCGTGACGGAAAGCAGATCAGGAGCATTCGTCGCATCGGCGTGGCCGGTGGTGTACTTTCACAAGCAACGTATGATGCGGCCTTCAAGGCATTCGAGAATCTCGACAGCTTGGTCATCATGTACACTATGACGGAGAGCGGTGGCATCGTCTGTTCAACTTCTCTGCACGAGGCGATAGGAATTGGCATGGGATTTCCAGGGGCCATGGTTGAAATCAAG GTGGTGAACCCTGTGAGTAGAGTCAAGCTGGGTCCAAATGAGCCAGGCGAAATCTGCTTCCGTATACCGACAGTGATGCGTGGCTATTACAAACGACCAAAAGAGACCGCGGAATTCTTTGAAGGAAATGGCTGGTGTCGGTCAG GTGACATTGGTTATTACGACGAGTACGGGCGTTTCTATTTCGTCCAGAGGCTGAAAGAGATGATAAAATGCATGGAAAACCAAGTTGTTCCTGCTGAGCTTGAGCAATTGCTGCTTCAGGAGCACTCCGAAGACATTGCCGAAGTGACAGTGGTGGGGCTACCGCACCCTTTATACGGAGAAGCACCAGCGGCTGCGGTAGTGCCCCGGGGCAAATACATGTGTCACAAGGCCGCGGGGCCCTTGGCTGATAAGATTAAGGCTACCATTGCAG AAAAACTGGCTATCCACAAGCACCTTTACGGAGGCGTCTTTCTGTTCGACTCCTTGCCGAAGACAGAAACGGCAAAAGTAAACCGAACAGCAATAGTGAAACAGTGTGCTCATAAAGTAAGTTTGTAA